The nucleotide sequence GGGCTTCTAGGCCTTTTGCCCTTCCAACCTGGGAACCATGAGGTAGGGTGGCTTAGAGCAGGGTccttaaaaaatttgttttctatccGATTACTCACTCTCCATTCCCTACCTCTGTGGTTCTCCCTTCTTCCTGTCAGTATTTCTCTTCACCCCATCCCTTGAAGGGGAGAAATCCAAGACCCAGGGCAAAACAGTCACTAATCATCCTGGGCTTCCAGCTCTAACAGCCCAACCCGTCTCCTTCCCTCTGACCAGTACTATGACGACACCTACCCCAGTGTCAAGGAGCAAAAGGCCTTTGAGAAGAACATTTTCAACAAGACCCATCGGACTGACAGTAGGTTGTTTTCCTTTCCCTACTCCCTGTGGCGGGCGGCCGGGGGGAGCCACAGCGGGAAGGGGGCGGCAATGGGACTGTGGAGGAAGGATGAAATGACTctgcctcctttttctctttttttttcctcctcccctcatATAATAAACTCTTCAGAAATGTAATGGGGAGGTGAGTGTACCTCACGCGGGAATACCGCGCTAGAAGGTTGGCTGTTAGCTACCTGTCTAGTCCCTGGATTTATGAGCCTCACTTGACAAATTTAACTGCAGCTCTGCTTATTGTACCGCATCCATTAGGGCAGGTAAATGGAAGTCTGTAAAGGTGACCGCTCTGCATTTTCACCTCCGAAGGATCGACTAGTATCCTGTCTCATATACAAGGAGGGAAATAAGGGTAGTAGGGGCGGGGAGCAGTTAGAGAAGGAGATGCTTAGACTCCCCCATTTATACTTGCCTTCTTCTGCTATCacctgaaaagaaaaagcaggtCAACTTTGGTCTTTGGGGGGGTCATTAAGACCCACCTTCCCTCAGCCCCACGTAGCTGAATACTAATTCATGGTAACTCCCTCTACCCTACTTCCAAGTCTCAGACCACCTACTGTTTCCACCTTTGTTCCCCCAACCCATCCCCACAGGTGAAATTGCCCTCTTGGAAGGCCTGACAGTGGTATACAAAAGCAGTATCGATCTCTATTTCTATGTGATCGGCAGCTCCTATGAAAATGAGGTGAGAATCCCCACACTCTGCCATCTCTGCTCTCACCTCCTGAACCGCTGGCAGGCCCTTGTGACTGGTTCTGGGCCCAAGGACTGCCGTGTGCCTTTGGCTTCTGACTGGCTAATGAAGTTGTCCGAGATCCATGTCAGCCTCACAAACATGGCCGAGCAACTAAATCAACCTGGAACGCAAGCTTTCCCAGCTTTCTCTCTGTGTCCGCCTAGGACACACCGTCTATGTTTTGATAACACACTAACATACATTATCAATGGCCTTCCCTCCATGGTGTTTTTAAGATGGATTTCTGAGTTGTGATCAGCTTTCACCTGTGAATGAGCCACACCTGACTGAGTTTGGGCCAATTAGGCAATATTCCAGGTCATATTGAAGCCATATATTCTGAGTGGCTCTTTGAAAACTGTGTATAGCCCTAACCTGCTTCCCATATGTAGGAAAAACTATTTACCTCAGGTCACAACTTTTAAGGAGAGTAGATAAGTCAAAATAAGCCCCCACATAATTTGAGGCAAAAGTCACAGTTTGAGAAAACCAGTTCTTACTGAATTCTTACCGCTGTAAGTGCTTTGTAGAATGCATTGTTATTTAAACCTTGTAGCACCTCTATGAGTTTTGGGCACTAGTGCCCTCGTTTTATAGATGATTAAACTAAACCTTGAGGAACTGTATGAAATTACTTACATTTGACCACTGTTGGACTACAGATGTGGCTGTTTCATGTGGTTCAACCTGATAACTTTCCCAGGGTCACACATCTAGAAATGCTTCAGCGAGGATTCAAGTCcagatctgtctgactccaaagtctgtgCTGTCTGCACAACCGACTTAAGCTATTGCTTGGTTAATGATTTTTCTAAGACATAGGGTAACACATATACAGTTGGGAAATACACGCAGAAGACTGACAGGAAAGTTGTTTGAACAGTCTGGTCAAAGAGAGACCTCAAATTACAAGATCATgaagcagaatttatttttgtcttcttcctgtTTTACTCTCACTTCCACCATATGCTGCTGGTCTTTTGTGAAAACCTGTGTCTTTTGATCCTTAATGAGTTAGAGGGTTTTGTTTTCAGGTAGCAGCTTTCGGGGCCTTGAACTTTATCCTTCTGCTTCTTCTGTCTCCAAATAGCTGATGCTCATGACTGTTCTGAACTGCCTCTTCGACTCATTGAGCCAGATGCTGAGGTGAGCAGGCCATTCTTGACATCTGTTTGGGAGAGAAAGTCGCTATTCTTCGGGCCCAGGGATTTGTGGGGGCTCAACAGAGGCTGCAAGGAGTTGATTTACCTTGAGAAATTGGGCTTATTATTTCAGAGTAATTTACACTGATGGGGAGGACTGGATGGGGGAGTGTGTTACTCCTGTGGAATAATTCTCCTGAGAGAAAGGATTGGGAGGGAGCAGAATCTTTGCCCCTGTGTCTGCTGTCACATCCTGCCGTGGCTCTGTCGGAGCTCCAAGCACATCACAGCGTTCTCCTGGGCTTCATTCTTTACATTCGAGATAGAGAAAGGGCAAGCGTAGGGAAGTGTCCCGGATATGACATCAGCACCTCGGGAATGGAGGCACCACTCCTAATTTTTCATGTGCGGCCCTTAGTTGTTCCTTCTATAGAACAGGAAGAATGTGCCTtttaccctctcctccccatctACCTCCCCGCCATCTTCTACTCCCCACGTAGATGGGCCGTAGAAGAGATATAAGATACTTTTCCTGAAAACATCCAGGGCTCCCCAGTGAGCCCAGTACAGACATCCATCCAGACGGAGCAGAACAGCAGGCGCTCTCAGCCCCACAAAATCAGCAGGGTGAATGGCTTAGATTTCCTCAGGAAGGGGATGATTTATTTCTCAGCCAGGTGAATGAATAGGCTTCATTTCAGTGATCTAGTGAAAGAGTCAAACTGACGGATGTGACTGGCCATGTGCACCAACCACCGGATCTGAGGCTGGTGGATGCTGGGCCCTGGCGGTTCCTAGCCCCCTAGTTGGGCTTCTTTTCAAGGCCTGAGCAGAGCTGGGGAAggaggccaggggaggggagggagcaagGAGAGTCTTAGAAGGCTTGTCAGAGCTTGAGTGCAAATAGAGTTTGCACTCAGCCTCTCCTCACCTCCTGCCACCTCCAGATTGAGTGTTAGCTCTGtggatttccttttttccacacaCTAATGTCAGTGTTCATGAGCAATGTTGTAAGCAGCATCATAGCAGATAGGAAAGAAAGCATAGCTCTGGAAATCAGCCCTCGAATAGGCAGAAATTGACTGTATGTATATTTTGAATCTCTTTCTTGGCATTCCTGATCCTTACTCAGCAAAGAAGTGTAGGAAGGGTGTTAGGATGGGTCAGCCAGAAAGTTCTTATTCACTTCTTTGTGTGCTTAGTGGAGACATACAATTGGTCTAGCTGAGGCTCCCGCAACTCAGACCATGTCCTAGGATCCCTTTCACACCCAGGCTGGGTTTTCTCTTCTCTTGGGGACTCAGGAAGAATGTAGAAAAGCGAGCTCTGCTGGAGAACATGGAGGGGCTCTTCTTGGCTGTGGATGAAATCGTAGATGGAGGGTGAGTTCTCTGccctccctgggcctccctgGATCTGGGGTAACGGGTGGGGCCACTGCCCCTGTCCTGAAGCAAGGGGGCTGAGTGACCAGAGTTCCCCCACAGTAAGTTGGTCCTTCAGGACAGAGTGAACAGTGGTCTCTTCTATGTCTCTTCAGGGTGATCCTAGAGAGCGATCCCCAGCAAGTGGTACACCGGGTGGCATTAAGGGTAAGTAGGACTGTGCTTGTTCCCCACAGCCCCCATCCACTCATCCTCCAGGACCAAACCTCCTCAATGATCTAAAGGGTTGGGCTGGTAGAATACATGTAACTGTCTCCTTCCCTTTCAAATTGTCCTTATCTCAAGGACGGGAAGCAGAAGGAATGTGTTTCTGCCCCTAACCTGGTACCTAGCATCTCATATAGTCTGCACAGAGTGGACATTtaatacatacttttaaaatcaaagatgaaataaaggGAACTTGAATATTGATGGTTCTAAAATGATAAAGGACTTTGAGGTTGGCTGCTTCTTCCTGGGGGAATGAATCCAATCATCTGAGGCAGAGGCTTGTCTTCCTTGTCTTAAAGTCTCAGGAAACTGAGGACAGCACCTCTCCATCAGGAAGTACTTATTTGCAGGAACCTCTGTCCTCTTTGGTGCCAGTGGTACCAGAAAGAGGCTTCCGAGTTAACCATAGAAAGCCTCAAGTCATCGAGGTGCAGAGAGAGCCCACCAGCAAATTGTAGGGCTACAGGGAGGCCTGAGCAAAGCCAGTCTCCCCACTCACAGAATGTCTCGGCTCTGACCTCCAGAATGAAGGCTGACAGTGCCGGGTAATGGGAAATCTTTTCCCTTAACTGTCGTGGGCTCCATTTGCATAGTTTAATCTTCTCCTTTAACATATGTCTCTGTGTGGCAAGAGAGaaggtccccccaccccctcaaccgactccctcctttcccttctcaggcTGCTGTTGCAGCAGTTTATTTCTCAAATTAACATGCTGTCGTTACCCATCAGGCCTTGCGGGATCCATTAAACTACCCCGGGCTCCCCCTCATCCTCTCCCTAGCGATATTGATATTCAGGGAAGGTCTTCTCTGACTAGGGAATCAGGTCTCCCACCCCCAAGTTGAGAATCAGATAACCTGCTGATTACCTGGAATGGAATAAATCTTAAGAAGTCCTCCTGCCTTAAAAGAGAAGATGGATGAaatgaccctttttttttttttttttttttttttgctcacagTCCCTCTGGCCAAGTAAAATGGTGGCTAGCCAAGTAAAATTGTAGCTGCACTAACTAGTCCCTAGGAGGGACTGAGAAGGTTAAGGCATGTGCCCTTCACCAGTTTAAAGGACTACCTCTTCTACCTCTTCCTTCCTCACTGCCCAACCTCAGTCAGGTCTCACTCCAGCTTTTTTCCACGCTGAACGCTTGTCTCTCTGTGCTGTAGGGAGAAGATGTACCCCTTACGGAGCAGACCGTGTCTCAGGTATgacttgcttctttctttcctcctctccagaGGGACCGGGTCACTAAAGAGGCTAGCGTAGCATTccaccccagcccaccaggcctgAACTCAGCAGACTAGAGACTGAAGACACATCTTCTTTGGCTCCCACTTAATCCCGAGAACTGGGGCTCATGGCTCATACAGCCCAGTGCTTCCTACCCATCCCAACTCCCATTCCACTTTCCTATGAGCAGTGGCTGTCAGCCTTGCTCTGCACCCTTCAAATCCTCCCTGCCTGATGCCTCAGTCAGTGATTTATTCCCCAGCAGAGGCTTGCCTTAAGCAGATGgtctgtgtgcatgcacacacacactctctctttctcttattatTCAAATGAGGGCTAAGCTGGCAATTCATACTGTAGAATATGCATGCAGATTTTGCAGATCCATCTTGCTACTTTGCAGATAGATTGTCTACctgatgggggtggagggggaggggcagggagggattCTGTTTTCTACCCACTTGGAATTCTCACCAAGAAGTCCATCTGGATGTGGTAACCCCCCTCCTTTTAACATGTGTCCAGTAACCCccagttttttctttcctcccaggTATACCTCTTCTCTCTTCATCCCCCCAGTGGACTTGAATTTTTTTGGAATTTCCCAAACTGACAGTCCTCTAGGGCCTTAGAGAGCTTCTTCCCATCCCTCTACCCTTGGGGATTTTCTATTTGCCAATCTTCTAAGGACAGGGAAGGCAAGTGAGGGGAAGGagagccccatccccacccccaccctgcccctcagCAAGCCCCTCAATGCCGCCCTTGTCCCTGCAGGTGCTACAGTCAGCCAAAGAACAGATCAAGTGGTCCCTCCTTCGGTGAAGACCCCACTGTTCCTGGCTCCTCACCCCCTCAAAAAATCCACGTCGGCTGTGACTTGTCATGCAGTCCCCCAAATGATGCTCTCAGGGTCATCTTGGGGATCACAGGGATCCTTAAATCTCCATCCCGTCTGTTGTTGCCTCCTCATTCCCACCCCAAACCCATATGCACTTCCCGTTCCTTCTCCCTGCTTTTGGCAGTTCTGGGAGTCCATCAGGCTCTCAGTGGATTTGGACATGGGCAGGGGCAGcaccctcttcctttctcccctgGATTAGGCTCCCCTGTATTTTCTCCTCCCTTTCTGTGCCCTTTGCTGCAGCTACGCTTCAAAGCAGGAGAAAGAATGTGCTGAGTGTTTTCCTCCCTTTGCCTTTATCCGAACAGCCCATATGTCCAGCAAGGGGAGGGAAAGGGAATTCTTTTCTATAGAATgagtgagggtggggagaggcatATCAGGTCTCTGCCACAGCCTGGCTGGGCTtggtattttctcccatttcttctTACTGCCCAGGTCTCCAGCCTTGGGAAAAAAGACTGGGAATAACTCATAGGCAGGGGACAGTGTGGAAGAAGCagtgatttaaattttattggagagGGCctataaaattctttatttcaaacacagctgagttttttttttaccccaatCCTGGCTTGTGACTTCAAGACTGCTGTGGTCTGTGAGTGTCCGTTGTGGGAGGGTCTGTCTCTTGGGCCAGTACCTTAACTCTCCACCTTCACTACCCGTGGGATCTCCACCTGGCTTGTCCTCTCTGTGCCCTGGAGCAAAGCCAGTTCCTGAACTAAAACTCCATTCTAGTCTTGGGAAGGAGAGTTTCTGCTCAGAACAGAGACAGGGTGGAATTTATGACTTGGGCCTCTGGACTCTCTCAGCCCCTTCTCTCCCCCATATGCATTTCACTCCTCTGCCTTGGGTCTGCAGTCTCTGTCTGCTGCTTAACCctgtcctctctctgcctcagcctTACATCCAGGCAGTAGGCCTGGGCGCCTTCCCTCCCTTGGTCACAGAGAGGCGCCTTTTTTCAGAAAACCTTGGGGATTTGGATTCCCccaggaagacagaggaaggaacagCCACTGTTTCGTCTCATCTCTCCCCCGACCCAAAACTTCCCACAAAAAACATCTCAAGAAATCTTCCTGAGACTTTGAGTTCTGCCCCACCAACTAACTGCCAATTCTCCAAGAGTGTGGGCGGATAACTGGGCATCCATCCTTGAGGGGGCATTTCTGTGTAAGAGATACGTGGAGTCAGGATGGTAGCCACCTTCATATACTGCTCTGTGCAAAGAggaataaaacatttctttttccaaactGCCTTTGTGTGATGTTTGtgttcctcttcctctctttttggCAGCTGCTCCTATTCCTCTAAACGCCACCCCCCCTTGCTCCCCATcttataatatttctttcttcctacctCAGAGACTCCCCAGCATTCTGCGCCCCCATCCCTAATTTACGGGGCTGTTTGCCTCCTTGGCATCTCTCCGTCCACTCTCCTGGAAATTGGcgccaggggtggggtggggatggtatTTTCTCAGTGGGAGTCCCAGGGAATGGAGtgctccccccgccacccccaaaGCCAGCTGCCTGCTCCCGCCTCAGCCATTAGTAACCCGGAGACGCGCACCTGCGTGGGGGCTCGCCTGCAGCCCCGGCTCCCTTCCTGCACCTCCCTCTCCCGCTCCGAAATGGCGCTGAGCGGGTTATTTATCGGAGCCAGTACTGCTCCAGAAGGTCAGGACGGTGGTGTAAATAACCTCTCCTCGCCATTTCCCCATCCCTCCAgagcctgctccccaccccctcctccaccttTATTCGCACAAATGAATGTGGCTGGGCTGGCGCAGAGCCTGGCCCTGCATCTTAATGGGGCGGTGAGCTCACAAGATGGATTTAGCTGGGGGTTTTATGGTTGCCTCGGCGACAGGAGaatgctttggttttctttcccccttcctcTGCAGGATTTGAAGGGGGGGGTGGAGTGTGGGGAGCCCTTCTCTGCACTGCAATTTTAAGGGTCTCTGCAGTCACCTCTACTGCTCATGAGATGGGCCTGTAAACTTCAGGATTAGGCAACAGAGACAGGAAAGGTTGAGGGAAGGAAGGTAACCAGAGGGAGAAGCCTCTCCAGCATCAGTGATGC is from Bubalus bubalis isolate 160015118507 breed Murrah chromosome 4, NDDB_SH_1, whole genome shotgun sequence and encodes:
- the COPZ1 gene encoding coatomer subunit zeta-1; the encoded protein is MEALILEPSLYTVKAILILDNDGDRLFAKYYDDTYPSVKEQKAFEKNIFNKTHRTDSEIALLEGLTVVYKSSIDLYFYVIGSSYENELMLMTVLNCLFDSLSQMLRKNVEKRALLENMEGLFLAVDEIVDGGVILESDPQQVVHRVALRGEDVPLTEQTVSQVLQSAKEQIKWSLLR